The sequence ACAGTGGTCTCCTCCACTGCGGCGGGTTGCTGGATGTTATCCATCATTTTCCTTTAGATAACTCGTACATGGAAATGGATGGCTGTAGGCCGGATGCTCCGGCACCTACGGCCTACTGAACTAGGTAGATGACTACGAACACGCCAATCCACACAACGTCAACGAAGTGCCAGTAGTAAGACACTGCCATCGCTGCGGTTGCCTGTGCCGGCGTGAACTTGGAGCGAGCAATACGCGCCAAGATAATTCCGAAGGAAATCAGACCTGCGGTCACGTGCGCCGCGTGGAAGCCGGTCAGAATGTAGAAGACCGAACCAAACACGGAGGACTGCACTGTCACACCTGCCATGATCAACTCTGTCCACTCGAATGCCATGATGCCCAAGAAGACAACACCCAACGCGAGGGTCACCGAGTACCAGAGTCGGAGCTTGTATACGTCACCCCTTTCTGCTGCAAACACGCCGAACTGGGAGGTCACGGAGGAGAGAACCAGAACAGTCGTGATGACAAAGCCCATCGGCACGTTGATGTGCGCGGTGTGCTCAGCCCAGTCACCCTCCTGGCCGTTCGCACGCGAGGTAAACCACATCGCGAACAGTCCAGCAAAGAACATCAATTCCTGAGACAGGAACACGATGGTGCCCACGCTGACCATGTTGGGTCGGTTCAGCGCGGCAACACGTGGTGCTGCCATACCTTGGTTAGAAACTACGCTCGTCACGCATAACAGTATGGCCGGTCGGGACTCATAAGTCATCTCAATTCCCCCCGATTTTTTGAGGCCGCGACATAGACCTTCACACGTCCGTCAGGTCCCAGCCACACAAAAGTCTTCTAAAAGTTCGTGGGAACTTTTTGCGGCGCTTTCCGACGCCCCATTAATGCAGGTAGCACGATTCCCACTCCCCCAAGGCCAAAATGCTGACGTAGCACCGCATGATCGCGACAGACATACGCAAGCTCTTCGCGCAGTTCTTTCAATGAGATAAATCACAAGTAGAATCGGGGACATTAGCGCAGGTTTGCAACTTTCGGATGACCCCCGAAAAAATAGCGTTTAACGTGCTGGAACTGGCAAAGGAAAGGCGTAGATAAGCGCCTGCCATGCTTCCCCGACTCCCCCGCCTTAAAAATTTTCCGACAACCCGGGAACTTTGCAGCACAGATTCCGACCCGCTGAGATCGACAAAGCCCCCGACCCAAAAAGAGGGTCGAGGGCTCGAGAAGTCGTGGCACTAGTACGCGCGGCAGATAAGGCGCTTTAGTGCTTTTCCTTCGGCAGACCGTACTGCAGGGACAGGCCGGTTACGGAGGTAACAAGGAGAACTGCACCCAAGGCAATCAGCCAGTAGTAAAGGAAGATGACGCCAAGGCCAAGAACGGCAATGGAACCGGTCATTGCCAGCGGCCAGATGGAGCTCGGAGAGAAGAAGCCGAGGATACCAGCCTTGTCTTCAGTCTCTGCCTCTTCCCAATCTTCCGGAGTCAGGTCGACGCGGTTATCAGTGAAGTGCAGGTAGCCACCCAGCATGATGCACAGGAGCACCGCAAGGAGCATGCCCACAATGCCGACCCACTCCGGGCCGTAGAGGTAGCCATCATCCTTGACGTAGTTAACGCCAACGATGTAGACGATGAGCGACACAAAGAGGTAGACCGCGATGGAGTAAAAGACCTTAGATGTTGCACGCATTGTGTATCAGTTCCTTTTCTTATGCTGCTTCGGCGGTGTCGACGAAGTTGTCGGCATCGCGGGTATCGCGCAGGGAGTTGAACGGAGACGTGGTCACAGCGTAAGGCTCCTCGCCGATGTGCTTGAGAGCCTCAGCGTTGGTAGCCTCCGGGTTCTGCTCGCGGAACTGGAGGTACTCGTTGAAGTCAGCGCGGTCAACGACGCGAATCTCGAAGTTCATCATGGCGTGGTAGGTACCGCACATCTCGGCACAGCGACCAACGAAGGCGCCCTTCTCTTCAATCTTCTCCACCTGGAAGCGACGCTCCTGGGCGTTCTTTTCCGGGTGAGCGTAGACGTCACGCTTGAACAGGAACTCCGGAACCCAGAAGCCGTGGGAAACGTCACCCGATGCGAGGCGGAACTCAATCGGGGTATCAACCGGGAGAACCAGAACCGGAATCTCCTCGGTGGAACCTACGGTCTCAATCTTGTTGAAGTTGAGGTAGGAGATGTCACCGGTGGACTTACCGTGAATCGGGTTCGGGTTCGGGGTGCCCTCCGGGTCGATCGCGGACTCTTCAGCAAGCTTCTGACGCTCAGTGTCGGCGCCGTCGTAGTTCTCGCCATCCACCTTGTTCTCGGCGTAACCGAACTTCCAGTTCCACTGGTACGCGGTGACGTCAACGGTGACCTCAGGGTTCTTATCCAGAGCGGTGACCTTCTGCTGCGCCTGCACAGTGAAGAAGAAGAGGGTCATGATGATAAGAATCGGCATAATCGTCAACGCCAGCTCGAGCGGCACGTTGTACTGCAGCTGCTTCGGGAACTCGCCTTTGCCAGCCTTCTCCGCCTTCTTCGCATTCCAGCGGAAGATAGCGGTGAGGAAGAGACCCCACATAATGAAACCGACGATCCATGCAGCAACCCAGACCCAGATCCAGAAGTTGTACATCGATTCAGCCTCAGGGGTAATGCCCTTTGGCCAGCCGAAACCAAGAAGGTTCTCCATGGCCGTCGGTGCCGCGACGTCACAACCCGCCAGAGCGAAGCCGCCGAGGGCGACAACGCCCGCTAGACCAGCCTTGCGGGCGAGATTGCGTTCTTTACGCTGTCCCACGTGTGTTCTG is a genomic window of Corynebacterium singulare containing:
- the ctaE gene encoding aa3-type cytochrome oxidase subunit III, with the translated sequence MTSVVSNQGMAAPRVAALNRPNMVSVGTIVFLSQELMFFAGLFAMWFTSRANGQEGDWAEHTAHINVPMGFVITTVLVLSSVTSQFGVFAAERGDVYKLRLWYSVTLALGVVFLGIMAFEWTELIMAGVTVQSSVFGSVFYILTGFHAAHVTAGLISFGIILARIARSKFTPAQATAAMAVSYYWHFVDVVWIGVFVVIYLVQ
- the ctaF gene encoding aa3-type cytochrome oxidase subunit IV, with amino-acid sequence MRATSKVFYSIAVYLFVSLIVYIVGVNYVKDDGYLYGPEWVGIVGMLLAVLLCIMLGGYLHFTDNRVDLTPEDWEEAETEDKAGILGFFSPSSIWPLAMTGSIAVLGLGVIFLYYWLIALGAVLLVTSVTGLSLQYGLPKEKH
- the ctaC gene encoding aa3-type cytochrome oxidase subunit II; protein product: MGQRKERNLARKAGLAGVVALGGFALAGCDVAAPTAMENLLGFGWPKGITPEAESMYNFWIWVWVAAWIVGFIMWGLFLTAIFRWNAKKAEKAGKGEFPKQLQYNVPLELALTIMPILIIMTLFFFTVQAQQKVTALDKNPEVTVDVTAYQWNWKFGYAENKVDGENYDGADTERQKLAEESAIDPEGTPNPNPIHGKSTGDISYLNFNKIETVGSTEEIPVLVLPVDTPIEFRLASGDVSHGFWVPEFLFKRDVYAHPEKNAQERRFQVEKIEEKGAFVGRCAEMCGTYHAMMNFEIRVVDRADFNEYLQFREQNPEATNAEALKHIGEEPYAVTTSPFNSLRDTRDADNFVDTAEAA